One region of Termitidicoccus mucosus genomic DNA includes:
- a CDS encoding FAD-dependent oxidoreductase: protein MKKLRLLSLFALPAMTIVAPGSASAAAQPAPAEKRCDIAVFGATPAGIMAAVSAARSGEKVILLEPSYLVGGMMSGGLTKTDIGRRETVGGLSFEFFARVKKYYAETYGPDSAQVKECKNGLFFEPSVADRIFSDMLREAGVTVLRKERLAPLATVTENNRIRSITTKHYETGAETTVRARVFIDATYEGDLMASAHVPYRVGREARVEYNESLAGRTHAPAQYRGAGDHRVQSYNIRSTLTNRDDIRVPVPKPRTYTPEPHRHFIDYVNKHNIRTFEELFHDAPLWGPVNGKSDPNKADYPGANYAYAEADYEMRAFIVGRVRDYWASMWWMLQNDPALPDEFKQSARKWGLPKDEFVESGNITPQIYVREARRMLGRHLLTQNDLERDRWKPDTICMGSYNIDSHDVSFVQTPGGLTKEGFLISGVDAYEIPYRSITPIAPDNLLVTCAVSATHIAYGSLRMEPVFMMIGQAAGFAARIARREAIAVQDVSIEKLQVALAGAGIPLKAPFRPVVAIVGPAGGRAVAGEPVQFAARGVHVRSPLSYYWNFDGSGEVQSTDPAPVFTFTTPKRYTVSLKAVDADGTHSLVEQQTVVIGEDVEPDASVTVEGAKLTGRWDRGFSRTMEGRGRVNHHAMDIDRNPKTATFAATLPRTGRYRVAFAFEQGPDCATAVPVKITHAGGADTVIVNERERGTPFAFRPLGEFRFEAGKPAEVFITTEGVSGRVTIDEVRWLWIGP from the coding sequence ATGAAAAAACTCCGCCTCCTCTCCCTCTTCGCCCTTCCCGCCATGACCATCGTTGCTCCCGGCTCCGCCAGCGCCGCGGCACAGCCCGCGCCGGCGGAAAAACGCTGCGACATCGCCGTCTTCGGCGCGACACCCGCCGGCATCATGGCTGCCGTCTCCGCCGCCCGCTCCGGCGAGAAAGTCATCCTGCTCGAACCCAGCTACCTCGTCGGCGGCATGATGTCCGGCGGCCTCACCAAGACCGACATCGGGCGCCGCGAAACCGTCGGCGGCCTTTCCTTCGAGTTTTTCGCCCGCGTCAAGAAATACTACGCCGAAACCTACGGTCCCGACTCTGCCCAGGTGAAGGAATGCAAAAACGGCCTCTTCTTCGAGCCCTCCGTCGCCGACCGCATTTTCTCCGACATGCTCCGCGAGGCCGGCGTCACCGTGCTGCGCAAGGAGCGCCTCGCGCCCCTTGCCACCGTCACGGAAAATAACCGTATCCGTTCCATAACTACAAAACACTACGAGACCGGCGCGGAGACGACCGTGCGCGCCCGCGTGTTCATCGACGCCACCTACGAGGGCGACCTCATGGCCTCGGCCCATGTCCCCTACCGCGTGGGCCGCGAGGCCCGCGTCGAATACAACGAATCCCTCGCCGGCCGCACCCACGCGCCCGCGCAGTATCGCGGCGCCGGCGACCACCGCGTGCAGTCCTACAACATCCGCTCCACCCTCACCAACCGCGACGACATCCGCGTGCCCGTTCCCAAGCCCCGCACCTACACGCCGGAACCGCACCGCCACTTCATCGACTACGTCAACAAGCACAACATCCGCACCTTCGAGGAACTCTTCCACGACGCGCCGCTCTGGGGCCCGGTCAACGGCAAGAGCGACCCCAACAAGGCCGATTATCCCGGCGCCAACTATGCCTACGCCGAGGCCGACTACGAGATGCGCGCCTTCATCGTCGGGCGCGTCCGCGACTACTGGGCGAGCATGTGGTGGATGCTGCAAAACGACCCCGCGCTCCCCGACGAGTTCAAACAAAGCGCGCGCAAGTGGGGCCTGCCAAAAGACGAGTTTGTCGAGAGCGGAAACATCACCCCGCAAATCTACGTGCGCGAGGCCCGCCGCATGCTCGGCCGCCACCTGCTCACGCAAAACGACCTCGAGCGCGACCGCTGGAAACCCGACACCATCTGCATGGGCAGCTACAACATCGACTCGCATGACGTCTCCTTCGTGCAGACGCCGGGCGGCCTGACAAAGGAGGGCTTCCTCATCTCCGGCGTCGATGCCTACGAGATTCCCTACCGCAGCATCACGCCCATCGCGCCGGACAACCTCCTCGTCACCTGCGCCGTCTCCGCCACGCACATCGCCTACGGCAGCCTGCGCATGGAGCCGGTCTTCATGATGATCGGCCAGGCCGCCGGCTTCGCCGCGCGGATCGCGCGCCGCGAAGCCATCGCCGTGCAGGATGTATCCATTGAAAAACTACAAGTCGCGCTCGCCGGCGCCGGCATCCCGCTCAAGGCCCCGTTCCGCCCCGTCGTCGCCATCGTCGGCCCCGCCGGCGGCCGGGCGGTCGCCGGCGAGCCCGTGCAGTTCGCCGCACGCGGCGTCCACGTCCGGTCCCCGCTCAGCTATTACTGGAACTTCGACGGCTCCGGCGAAGTGCAGAGCACCGACCCCGCGCCCGTGTTCACCTTCACCACGCCGAAACGCTACACCGTCAGCCTCAAGGCCGTCGATGCCGACGGCACGCACTCGCTCGTCGAGCAGCAGACCGTCGTCATCGGCGAGGACGTCGAGCCCGACGCCAGCGTGACGGTCGAGGGCGCGAAGCTCACCGGGCGCTGGGATCGCGGCTTCTCGCGCACGATGGAGGGCCGGGGTCGCGTGAACCACCACGCGATGGACATCGACAGGAACCCGAAAACCGCGACCTTCGCCGCCACGCTTCCGCGCACCGGCCGCTACCGCGTGGCCTTCGCCTTCGAGCAGGGGCCGGATTGCGCGACCGCCGTGCCGGTGAAGATCACGCATGCCGGCGGCGCCGACACAGTGATCGTCAACGAGCGCGAACGCGGCACGCCCTTCGCCTTTCGCCCGCTCGGCGAATTCCGCTTCGAGGCCGGCAAACCCGCCGAGGTCTTCATCACCACCGAAGGCGTGAGCGGCCGCGTCACCATCGACGAGGTCCGCTGGCTGTGGATCGGGCCGTGA
- a CDS encoding GxGYxYP domain-containing protein: MNTFAFVSAATPPKGTPPAKLFRIAHTRLSKPELIALTSLQGILAKDSAENLYLDDGSAGYKHWLEILKTTHGTQVEDAASCRALLAHFAKAPAGYLLCRAADQRSLALAGTLAGPLRGIIIDEPLQSLADSLGWQQLHDTREKDYAWLDRALAEANAGTANVGPDLASGRECPRLSACPSNPGATQGRALHAATTPDIIVSQPPGQVWQARDYAVLANAQVVPAPASGKGNPADESETRLAARARQPTRAGALPFILGWGDGEKEDEQTFIGRVSRLGLPLIPSDHARNLSVLSSLPVPDGGLKQKGSATRTAKSTQKPAKKHTVTFVLSDGDNMSWLLFDCPVNDRWFASPARGQVPLGWGMAPALAEFAPGVMQWYYDQAATAVAEVESDKYQVTRDSSAHPATMSLHSALPRDHFIVGPSGNGYFYPSLMPPGALAAHCAELNRLMGLSDLRLVQIIDNDAFERTDLWDAYLSQPNIDGLIYFDYAPYDKYRGRIVWARGKPVVSAAMQLWGSGHHASTPAKPSRNSPDAVAARLNRAPRDPYSEKGYSLVVVHVWTHTVADVAALAARLDPGVEVVAPDEFFRRVQANLGNNQ; this comes from the coding sequence ATGAACACATTCGCTTTTGTCTCCGCGGCCACACCCCCGAAAGGCACGCCGCCCGCGAAATTGTTTCGCATCGCGCACACGCGTCTCTCCAAACCCGAGCTTATCGCGCTCACCTCCCTCCAAGGCATCCTCGCCAAGGACAGCGCGGAAAACCTCTACCTCGATGACGGCTCGGCCGGTTACAAACACTGGCTCGAAATCCTGAAAACCACCCATGGCACGCAGGTCGAGGACGCGGCGTCCTGCCGCGCGCTGCTGGCCCATTTTGCCAAAGCGCCCGCCGGTTATCTGCTCTGCCGCGCCGCCGACCAGCGCTCGCTCGCCCTCGCGGGCACGCTCGCCGGGCCGTTGCGCGGAATCATCATCGACGAACCGCTCCAGTCGCTGGCCGATTCGCTCGGTTGGCAACAACTCCACGACACCCGCGAAAAGGACTACGCCTGGCTCGACCGCGCGCTCGCGGAGGCGAACGCCGGCACCGCCAACGTAGGGCCTGACCTCGCGTCAGGCCGCGAATGTCCCAGGCTGTCCGCGTGCCCTTCCAATCCCGGCGCGACGCAAGGTCGCGCCCTACACGCCGCAACCACCCCCGATATCATCGTCTCCCAGCCCCCCGGCCAAGTCTGGCAGGCCCGCGACTACGCCGTGCTCGCCAACGCGCAAGTCGTTCCCGCCCCCGCCAGCGGCAAGGGCAATCCCGCCGACGAATCCGAGACACGCCTTGCCGCGCGCGCGCGCCAGCCCACCCGCGCCGGTGCGCTGCCGTTCATCCTCGGCTGGGGCGACGGCGAAAAAGAGGACGAGCAGACTTTCATCGGCCGTGTGTCGCGCCTCGGCCTTCCGCTCATCCCCTCCGACCACGCGCGAAACCTCTCCGTGCTCAGCAGCCTGCCGGTGCCGGACGGAGGCCTGAAACAAAAAGGCTCCGCCACGCGCACGGCGAAATCCACCCAAAAGCCCGCCAAGAAACACACCGTCACCTTCGTCCTCTCCGACGGCGACAACATGAGCTGGCTGCTCTTCGACTGCCCGGTGAACGACCGCTGGTTCGCCAGTCCCGCCCGCGGCCAGGTGCCGCTCGGCTGGGGCATGGCCCCCGCGCTGGCCGAGTTCGCGCCCGGCGTGATGCAGTGGTATTACGACCAGGCCGCGACCGCGGTCGCGGAAGTGGAAAGTGACAAGTATCAAGTAACAAGAGACTCCAGCGCGCACCCGGCGACCATGTCCCTTCATTCCGCATTGCCCCGCGACCACTTCATCGTCGGTCCCTCCGGCAACGGATACTTTTATCCCAGCCTCATGCCTCCCGGCGCGCTCGCCGCCCACTGCGCGGAGTTGAACCGCCTCATGGGCCTCTCCGACCTGCGCCTCGTGCAGATCATCGACAACGACGCCTTCGAGCGCACCGACCTCTGGGACGCCTATCTCTCGCAGCCCAACATCGACGGCCTCATCTACTTCGACTACGCGCCCTACGACAAATACCGCGGCCGCATCGTCTGGGCGCGCGGCAAGCCCGTGGTCTCCGCCGCCATGCAGCTATGGGGCTCGGGCCATCACGCATCCACGCCCGCAAAACCCTCGCGCAACTCTCCCGACGCCGTCGCCGCCCGCCTCAACCGGGCCCCGCGCGATCCGTATTCGGAAAAAGGATACTCACTCGTGGTCGTCCACGTCTGGACCCACACCGTCGCCGACGTCGCCGCGCTCGCCGCCCGCCTCGACCCGGGCGTCGAGGTCGTCGCGCCCGACGAGTTTTTCCGCCGCGTCCAAGCCAACTTGGGAAATAATCAATAG